The following DNA comes from Opisthocomus hoazin isolate bOpiHoa1 chromosome 13, bOpiHoa1.hap1, whole genome shotgun sequence.
TGGGGGTGTGAGTTTCAGAAACGACCTCTGGGACAAGTATCTGAATCCCTTTCCCCCCAGCCCCGTGGCTTTCCAGCGGTCTGACAATAGACGTGGCAGTCTTTCCGTTGCAGCCCTGTCTGCCAGGGCTCTGCCGTGGATGCAGTGCCCTCTCCGTAGGTAAACAGCAGGCAGCTTGGAGGGAGTTAGTTCCTTCCTGCTTCCGCTTGCTCGCTTCAGGCATGGGATGAGAGCCACCTGATGGGGGCAAAGCAGACTGGGCAAAAAAGTCTACAGAAGATGgtggaaaggaagggagggaggggaagggagaagacaTTCTAGCCGAAAGGGAGGTGAGATGTAGAAGAGGAGAGGGATCTCTGCAAGAGAGGAGAGGGCGACAACTGAGAGAGAGCAACAGCCTAGATGTAGAGAGAGGTCAAGGGGAAGGGGCCCTCTGGATGGCGTCTCTGCTTTGTCAGCTGGCCAAGAAACGATGAGGTAGATTTTTGGCAGAGGCTTAGAGAGCCGTGTGCTGACTGCTTGGGATCTGCTGGTGACTTCTGCTGTATGCGCAGTGAAGGAAAATCAAATCCTCAGCTCGCAGCTCTGCTGTTATACATCGCAGGGTCTCTGCTTGTCTCTGCATGGGCAGAATATGTATGTCTACTTAATTCTGGCTCTCACTGCCTTCTGCAGAGAGTGTAGCTGTCTCCTAGCAATCTCCTGTCCGTCCCTACAGAGGAGCCACTGGCAGCTGCAGCAGACCTTTATCTTGTAACCACGGCAGCACTTGCCTTAcggtctttgttttctcttccccGCAGTTCATGGCGCAGGGGAAGGCCGGGAGCAGCTCCCCTCCATCCACAACCCCCAAGCCTGGCAGTCAGCTGGACACCATGCTGGGAAGTCTGCAGTCTGACCTGAACAAACTGGGTGTAGCTACAGTTGCCAAGGGTGTCTGTGGAGCCTGCAAGAAGCCTATTGCTGGGCAGGTGAGTTGAAGATGCTGCCTCATTGCTGAATCTTGGGCTGCAGCTGGGAGTAGTGGGGAGGGCTGTTTCGTGAGGCTGaagagactggagatgctggaGAAACTGAAGTACTCTATTTATTCACTGGCTAGGTACGCTGTAAGCTCCTCCAGTGACCTCTACCCTGCCCTTGAGGGACTGCCCTCTCCTGAGATGATAGGTAATTCAGTTTTCATGCTACCCCAGTTCAGGGCTCACTTGAGTAGTAGAACTTGTCATTCTTGCTGACCTCCAGCTGGTATCTTGTCGTGTGGTCTAGGGGAGAGGGAGATAGAGTTGTCCTTCATGATTTGTCTTCCCAACAGGTAGTTACAGCCATGGGGAAAACTTGGCACCCTGAGCACTTCGTCTGCACCCACTGCCAGGAGGAGATCGGGTCGCGGAACTTCTTTGAGCGGGATGGGCAGCCCTACTGCGAGAAGGACTACCACAACCTCTTCTCCCCTCGCTGCTACTACTGCAATGGGCCGATCCTTGATGTGAGTTCCTTGTGGGGATTAAGGGCGCTGGCAAGGTGCTGCAGGTCGGAGTGTTAAAAACTCTACCCGTGTGTCCCGGGTGGAAGGTTGTGTTTGGGGACTTCTACTTTGCCTTTGCCCTGGCTCTGAAAGGGAAAGTCGGGCCGGTCAAATTCTTACACTAATGAGAGGAGTTCGTCCTTCTCACCTTCAGTGAGGTTCCTTCAGAACCCCACATCGCTCCATCATTCCCATAATGCTTCCTCAGCATTTTTCTGTTGGTAGCCTGCGGTAACAGGCACCAGTGCTAGTCCTGAGAGCTGGATGGGGCCCTGTATAAGGGAGGCAGCAGTGTGTGAGATCCTTTtagggtaaagaaaaaaaaagtgtgcggAGGGGAAAGCCTGAATGAGCCAGAGGTGAGGAGGGAATTGACACAGCTCTCTAAAGGACAGTCTATTTTAATGCACGCCCTTGTCAGTACCAACATTAATGTGTTCCTCTCCCCGCTCAGCCCCCCCCTTACCTCCAAGCTGAAGCCATCATTTACATGACTTGCATTTTGTCTTCTTAACAGAAAGTGGTGACGGCTTTGGACAGGACATGGCACCCTGAACACTTTTTCTGTGCCCAGTGTGGAGCTTTCTTTGGACCTGAAGGTATTGCTGGTTTATGCAGTCTCCTCCCTGACCTGCAGATGAGCTGCTGTTAGGGGACAGCCTGAGAAGTGACAGGGGAACTACTGAAGATGGAAGTTCCAAGGGATAGAGTTGTTTATGGGGGAAAGATGCTGGCAGTAATCTCCTTTCCTCCCTGGAGAGGAAGGGTGCGCCTGGGgcgggaagggcagcagcaggaggaacagCTACTGCTGTGTTGCGTCAGCAGGGGGAAGGATGATCCTCCCCACACTGGTTATGCTGCAGCGCTTGGCTGACCGCAGGTAAAGATCAGGAGCTGATGCTCTTTGCCTCTCTTCTCCTTTGGCAGGATTTCACGAGAAGGATGGCAAAGCCTATTGCCGCAAGGACTACTTTGACATGTTTGCTCCCAAGTGTGGAGGCTGTGcccgggctatcctggaaaactacATCTCTGCCTTGAACACCCTGTGGCACCCCGAGTGTTTTGTCTGTCGGGTAAGAAAgccaaggtcctgtgctgctggtGTATGACCCCTCTCATTTCGACCCTGCAGGCATCCGATCCCTTATCGGGAAAAGACGCCTGTGGGGTAGCGAAGGGCAGCCAGCCTCACAAGATAAAAATGTCAGCAGCCAAACACCTTCTTGTTCCTCTGGCTGTTTACATTAAACTTTCTAGCTGCCGTGCTCTTTCTGTTCCCAGCTGCAGTTAAgggcttctgcagcagctcacagATAAACAGAGACATTTTCTGTGACCTTTAAATAATTATAAGCTAAGCTTCTCTCTAAGCACTTGCCTCGGCAATCAGATTTTGAGGATCTCCCTCCCATGTTCCATCTGACAATGTAAACTAATGAGGCTGACCTTGTTCAGACAAACATGCAAGTCAGTGAAACAGTGGTAGGTTCCATACAACAGGCATAATAAACAGGAATACTACAGATTAAATGCTTGGCGCTCTTTCAGAGAGCATTGCAATTATTAACTCTCACAGGCCCCAAGAGATGAGCAAAATCAGCCAGTGTTTCCTAGAGtggggaggaaaggcagagagcagAACAAGCAGCCGGAACCCCAAGCTGCCGATTCCTGGGGTGATGCTTGGAGCAGACTGTTGCCACGCAGTCGGGACTGTTGATGGCTCCTGCAGCGGTGTGAGGAGAGCAGAGCCAGAACATGGCAGTCctggctgtgtggggctggggcgggcTGTGCCTGTTTGCACAGAGGGTGAGGCTTCTATCAAgcagttctgctttgctttgccccTGCTGCCACACTGCCTGCGTTAGTGGGGCCAGCACTGATGTCTTCCAGGACATGAGACGAgattctcttcctgttttttgcTAAAGCAGAGCGGACTTTTCAGCTGTCCTGCTGACGGAGAGTAGACTGTTTATTGAACTCGTTGTCAGCATTAGAGAAGTCTTGGACTCGCTGTAGGCAAACTGCATACATCGCAGTGTTGAGTGTTTAGCTGTCCGTGGCTCTGCATGCAGTTTGCTGGAATCCTGTGTAGGTTTTGGGGACCAGCTGTGGAACAGGCTGGTGTTGGGGCTGAGCAAAACCAGGGTTCTGGAAATCTGGCTTCTCCTCTGGGCCTTGCTGCTGATGTGTTGGGTAAATCTGGCATTATCCTTGACCCTCTTGTGGTCGGCTCCCGTTTGTGGTTGTATCTGTCCAGCTGTCAGCCTTTCCTTGGAAACTCTTCTTGATGAACTGGGTTTGGCTCTTTGGCCAACAGTACGATGCTGAAAGGCAGCGGTTCACCCTGCTCACAGTGCCGCTCGGCTGCGCcacagagcagaggaggctggTGGAGCTGCCCGTGTCCCCGGCTTGTTATACAGTCTGTCCCCTTCTGCTTTATCCTCCTGCAGGAATGTTTCACACCGTTCATCAATGGCAGCTTCTTTGAGCATGACGGGCAGCCCTACTGCGAGGTGCATTACCACGAGCGTCGCGGCTCGCTCTGCTCCGGTTGCCAGAAGCCTATCACAGGACGCTgcatcactgccatgggcaagaAATTTCACCCCGAACACTTTGTCTGTGCCTTCTGCCTCAAGCAGCTCAACAAAGGAACCTTCAAAGAACAGAATGACAAGCCCTACTGCCAGAACTGCTTTCTCAAGCTCTTCTGTTAGAGGAGTTGTAGACAGGCGCTATAAGCATCTTTCTGCCACCCCCTTGGCAGTTCTGTCTCTCTGAACATTACTGTGATTTAGAAACCTTACCAGGCAGGGGAGGAGGGTGGGCGGGGTGGGATGGGAGTGCTTTCTGCTGCTACGGGGAGGCAGTAGAAGCAGAGATGAGACGGACCATTAAACTGGAAATGCCCTTGCTGTGTCTCAGTAGAGAGAGGCTGAGTCCCCTCGTTACAGCGTGCGTGTCTGTGCATGTGACTGACAGCTGAGCTTAGCTCCAGGGCTCCAACAGGGAGGTTTTACCCAGCCCCCTCCTGCAGAAGGAGTCTTTTGCCAGTAACGTTTGGGCCGTGTCAGCTCTCTGAGCAGATCCTGACACTTGCAGACAGCACAGCCCTCTGCTTTGACACCTCTTTCTCAGGCTTCTGTCTGCGTGCCTGCAATCTGAGCAGCGGCACGGCGAGGGCACCCTGTGATCTCAGTGCCAGCCTGGCTCGGCTCACTGGAGCCACGTGGCATGTGTGACCTACCCTGTTCagagcagcagtgcaggcagccaCGACCCTGCAAGGGTCTCTCCAGTTCCATTACACTGTAAGGAGATGATACcacttacttttattttttgtttctttttttttttaagagaaatcaaGATATTACTGTGTGGGGTGGTTTTTATTTCCCTGGTTTGTTATTCCTTGCCTTTTCTCAACACACTGGAGCAGGAGATGGAGTAAGCCCCGGCCATCCCTCAGCACTGACGTGCGCTCTGGTGGGCGACATCCCATGCCAGGCACCTCTGTCAGCAGCTAGGCCTGCTCAGGGCATCTGCTCTTGGGAGAGCGGAAGAGGCATCGTCCCTTCTTTAAAAGCAGATGCAGAGAGGTTAGAGCACAGCCTCTTCCATCCATCCCTGTCGTGAGCGAGTGTGACACGTGTGTGTTTATCTGGCCCGAAACTCTCCTATCTGTCGGGGCCTGAAGTGGTCACAACAGCAGGGAGAAGTGGAACGGTTTAAGAAGCCAGGGATCCAAACTTTgtatcctttcttcttcctctctttgccCCCTGGTATGTCCCTTTTCTGTGCTCATGTTAAACATGTCCTACTGAGAGATGCTAGAGCAATAACCTTTTATATTGACTGTTGCTGGTATAACAAGTCCCTTGGGCTGGGTGTGTGTGACACACTTGGGAGTTTTACTATCAAAGTGAATACTGTATCCTGTCTTTGATAAGAACTGTAGATTTCTACACTGATTTTGAATTCATATCTAATTTACTTTTAATCCTCTTATACAGAAATTGGTTTTGAAGTGATTTTAAGCAAGCAACTTTTATATCAAGCTGTTCTGTTCTAGGCAGTGTGCCAGTTGTGCTGGTTAACTGCATCTGTAACCTCAATGCTTTGTTAAGCCTGACTAAcattcaatattttctttttattgcgGGTTGGGAGGGGCTGGAATCTATGGGGAAGGGAATgtgacttgtatttttttttttttcttagcacagGCAGGTGAACTgtgaatagctttttttttttccttttttttttttttcacccctccTCTGGGTCACCTAAAAGTGTGGTTTTCGATTTTTATTGTAACCTGTAAACTGCTGTATTTGAATCACCTGCCGTTCTCCCAAAGCCCGGCTTCCAGGATTTTACAGTGAGTCTTAATATGATGCTGCAGGGGGGAAGAGCTCAGATCTTTGTCTTCGGTTTCTCCTTGTCAGCCACCTGAAACCAGGGCAGGGCTAATTGGGGAGGGGGTTCGTTTTCTCCTGTGGAAGAAAGGTCTTGTGACTGAAGAGAAGAAATGGGGAGAGACAGACTCTGTTCCTGACTAGCTGTGTAACTTTGGGCCAGTCGCTAAACCttaccgtgcctcagtttccccatctgtaaaatgggggcAGTCTCGCCTGGATTTGTGAGGTTCTTGTGAGGCTCAGTTCACATTTGCTAAAGCAGGTGGAGGGTGCTATGGAAGGTGAAATGCTGTGTTGAGACACCCGACGGTTTTCTGTGGTGACAGCCAGAGCAGCCTGGGAGCGGTGTTTGGAATTCCTTCTCCAGAGCGCTACAGCACTGGCACCGTTGACGTCTGCTTGTGCTTTtcagctcagcagctgcctcGGGGGTCCTGGGGCACCTGGCCAGAAACCAGCCCGGCTTTAGGCTGGAATCCGTGGGCTGGTTGCTGCGgtgcctcgctgccctgctcgggtcactgaaacagtttttcacCAGTTCCCCGTACACGTGAACCTCGGTTTGTGGCGGTGAGAGCGAGGGGAGCTGTGGAAGCACCAGAGCTAAAGGTGCGTCAGCTGGGCTGAGCCCAGCTCTTGGAGAGTTCGCCTTTTCCTCTCTGAGAGCGGTTTGACTTAAAGTGGATGTTTCTAAGCTGCGTGCGCTTATCTTGCTGAGAAGGTCGACTTCTTTCGGCCCCGCTAAGAGGACAGAAAGCTGTCGTGTGGGGAGGGGGGCGAGAAGACACTGCTGCAGCACCGCTTGCTCTGTGATGCCTGCAGACGGTGTGATCGtgtgtgcctcggtttccctctCCGGGGAGCCTTCAACCTACCTCACGGCGAGTTGAGGCTTGCGTCAGTGATGCTTCTGGCAGGCGTGGAAAGCCCTGGGCGCGGGGTGCTGCGGAGGGCCGCAGCGCCTGGCGTTGGCGCTGAACGGAGATGGCCGAACGCTTCCCTCCTGAGCACGACCTCGAGCGTCTCCTGCCTTCGCCTGGTTTCTGGGGTGGCTGCGCCGCTGCGGGGGTCCAGAATGGCTGCTGGCGGGCTTCGGGCGCGGttcgagggtggtgaggggagaGCCGGGCTGCGAGGCCGGGACGGGGAGGGCCGTTCGCCCCGCCTGCGCGTGGGCTGCGGCCTGCTCCGCCGGCCCACGGTTATTTGCGCTCTGTTCTCCCTTGTAAAACAATAactccgcttttttttttttttttttttttgccatttaacaTTCTTGCAGTTACGCTAATAAAATTTTTACCGTTATTCTCACGCCTGTGTCGCGATTGTTTCCATCCCTTGAGGTTGGGAGAGACCAGCAGGGGGCGGGTCCGCGCTGCGCGCTCCtccggccgccagggggcgccccaCGCTGAGCCGCGCCTTCCTCCGCCCCGCGCCTTCCGCCGGCGGCAGGCCCGCGGCTCAATCGGATCGGCGGC
Coding sequences within:
- the PXN gene encoding paxillin isoform X3 translates to MDDLDALLADLESTTSHISKRPVFLTEETPYSYPTGNHTYQEIAVPPPVPPPPSSEALNGTVIDPLDQWQPNVSRYVHQQPQSQSPIYSSSAKSSSASVPRDGLSSPSPRASEEEHVYSFPNKQKSAEPSPTMTSSSLGSNLSELDRLLLELNAVQHNPTSGFPADEASRSPSLPSMTGPHYVVPESSSSVGGKAAPPTKEKPKRNGARGIEDVRPSVESLLDELESSVPSPVPAITVSQGEVSSPQRVTASQQQTRISASSATRELDELMASLSDFKFMAQGKAGSSSPPSTTPKPGSQLDTMLGSLQSDLNKLGVATVAKGVCGACKKPIAGQVVTAMGKTWHPEHFVCTHCQEEIGSRNFFERDGQPYCEKDYHNLFSPRCYYCNGPILDKVVTALDRTWHPEHFFCAQCGAFFGPEGFHEKDGKAYCRKDYFDMFAPKCGGCARAILENYISALNTLWHPECFVCRECFTPFINGSFFEHDGQPYCEVHYHERRGSLCSGCQKPITGRCITAMGKKFHPEHFVCAFCLKQLNKGTFKEQNDKPYCQNCFLKLFC